From Streptomyces griseorubiginosus, one genomic window encodes:
- a CDS encoding RNA polymerase sigma factor, whose translation MSASTSRTLPPEIAESVSVMALIERGKAEGQIAGDDVRRAFEADQIPATQWKNVLRSLNQILEEEGVTLMVSAAEPKRTRKSVAAKSPAKRTATKTVAAKTVTTKKATATATPAAPAAEPVVEGEAAAKPAAKKAAATKKAAAKKTVATKKTVAAKKTTAKKDDAEILEEEVLEEAAPKAGDEPEGAESAGFVLSDEDEDDAPAQQVAAAGATADPVKDYLKQIGKVPLLNAEQEVELAKRIEAGLFAEDKLANADKLAPKLKRELEIIAEDGRRAKNHLLEANLRLVVSLAKRYTGRGMLFLDLIQEGNLGLIRAVEKFDYTKGYKFSTYATWWIRQAITRAMADQARTIRIPVHMVEVINKLARVQRQMLQDLGREPTPEELAKELDMTPEKVIEVQKYGREPISLHTPLGEDGDSEFGDLIEDSEAVVPADAVSFTLLQEQLHSVLDTLSEREAGVVSMRFGLTDGQPKTLDEIGKVYGVTRERIRQIESKTMSKLRHPSRSQVLRDYLD comes from the coding sequence CCGAGTCCGTCTCTGTCATGGCTCTCATTGAGCGGGGAAAGGCTGAGGGGCAGATCGCCGGCGATGACGTGCGTCGGGCCTTCGAAGCTGACCAGATTCCGGCCACTCAGTGGAAGAACGTACTGCGCAGCCTCAACCAGATCCTCGAGGAAGAGGGTGTGACGCTGATGGTCAGTGCCGCGGAGCCCAAGCGCACCCGAAAGAGCGTCGCAGCGAAGAGTCCGGCCAAGCGCACCGCCACCAAGACGGTCGCGGCGAAGACGGTGACCACGAAGAAGGCCACCGCCACCGCCACCCCCGCGGCCCCCGCCGCCGAGCCCGTCGTCGAGGGCGAGGCCGCCGCGAAGCCGGCCGCCAAGAAGGCTGCCGCCACCAAGAAGGCGGCCGCGAAGAAGACGGTTGCCACCAAGAAGACCGTGGCGGCCAAGAAGACCACCGCCAAGAAGGACGACGCCGAGATCCTCGAGGAAGAGGTTCTCGAGGAGGCGGCCCCCAAGGCGGGCGACGAGCCCGAGGGCGCCGAGAGCGCCGGCTTCGTGCTCTCCGACGAGGACGAGGACGACGCGCCCGCGCAGCAGGTCGCGGCCGCCGGTGCCACCGCCGACCCCGTCAAGGACTACCTCAAGCAGATCGGCAAGGTCCCCCTGCTCAACGCCGAGCAGGAGGTCGAACTCGCCAAGCGCATCGAGGCCGGTCTGTTCGCCGAGGACAAGCTGGCCAACGCCGACAAGCTCGCCCCCAAGCTCAAGCGCGAGCTGGAGATCATCGCCGAGGACGGCCGCCGCGCCAAGAACCACCTCCTGGAGGCCAACCTCCGTCTGGTGGTCTCCCTGGCCAAGCGCTACACCGGCCGCGGCATGCTCTTCCTGGACCTCATCCAGGAGGGCAACCTCGGTCTGATCCGCGCGGTCGAGAAGTTCGACTACACCAAGGGCTACAAGTTCTCCACGTACGCCACCTGGTGGATCCGTCAGGCGATCACCCGCGCCATGGCCGACCAGGCCCGCACCATCCGTATCCCGGTGCACATGGTCGAGGTCATCAACAAGCTCGCGCGCGTGCAGCGCCAGATGCTCCAGGACCTGGGCCGCGAGCCCACCCCGGAGGAGCTGGCCAAGGAACTCGACATGACCCCGGAGAAGGTCATCGAGGTCCAGAAGTACGGCCGCGAGCCCATCTCGCTGCACACCCCGCTGGGCGAGGACGGCGACAGCGAGTTCGGTGACCTCATCGAGGACTCCGAGGCCGTCGTCCCGGCCGACGCGGTCAGCTTCACGCTTCTGCAGGAGCAGCTGCACTCCGTCCTCGACACCCTGTCCGAGCGCGAGGCGGGCGTCGTCTCGATGCGCTTCGGTCTCACCGACGGTCAGCCGAAGACCCTCGACGAGATCGGCAAGGTGTACGGCGTCACGCGTGAGCGCATCCGCCAGATCGAGTCGAAGACCATGTCGAAGCTGCGCCACCCGTCGCGTTCGCAGGTGCTGCGCGACTACCTCGACTAG
- a CDS encoding DUF7455 domain-containing protein gives MTTVLTPASPLTAADRCDRCGAQAYVRVVLISGGELLFCAHHGRKFEPELKKIAAEIQDETERLTAIPATASEEER, from the coding sequence GTGACTACTGTTCTGACCCCCGCGAGCCCGCTGACGGCCGCAGACCGCTGCGACCGCTGCGGCGCCCAGGCGTACGTACGCGTCGTCCTGATCAGCGGCGGAGAACTGCTCTTCTGCGCCCACCACGGTCGCAAGTTCGAGCCGGAACTCAAGAAGATCGCCGCTGAGATACAGGACGAGACGGAGCGGCTCACGGCCATTCCCGCAACCGCCTCCGAAGAAGAGCGCTGA
- a CDS encoding serine protease, producing MRRPIARALTRPLILAAVAAAIPLASAAPVAADSIVVGGFPVDVSTAPWTVALSSRDRFGGTRAGQFCGGVAVGPTTVLTAAHCMGENVLGAPPEGVRDFRVIAGRTDLLSDQGAEIAVREAWVNPGYDPDTNAGDFAVLTLAEPLPQSAVIGMAAAGDPAYAAGTRAMVYGWGDITGGGDYARSLRAARVHVMSDTRCQEAYPGTAEGTYRADSMLCAGEERGGRDSCQGDSGGPLVAQGKLIGLVSWGNGCGRPGWPGVYTRVSNVMRTLDQDGRRVAASAPRNRAGVPEGH from the coding sequence ATGCGTCGTCCCATTGCCCGGGCGCTGACCCGGCCGCTGATTCTGGCGGCCGTGGCGGCGGCCATACCGCTGGCGTCGGCTGCCCCTGTGGCGGCCGACAGCATTGTCGTCGGGGGATTCCCGGTGGACGTGTCGACGGCGCCCTGGACAGTGGCGCTGTCCAGCCGTGACCGGTTCGGGGGTACGCGCGCCGGGCAGTTCTGCGGTGGTGTCGCCGTCGGCCCGACCACGGTGCTCACCGCGGCCCACTGCATGGGCGAGAACGTGCTGGGGGCGCCACCGGAGGGGGTGCGCGACTTCCGGGTCATCGCGGGCCGTACGGACCTGCTGTCGGACCAGGGCGCGGAGATCGCCGTACGAGAGGCCTGGGTGAATCCGGGATACGACCCGGACACCAATGCGGGGGACTTCGCCGTTCTCACGCTCGCCGAGCCGCTGCCGCAGAGTGCGGTGATCGGGATGGCGGCCGCCGGAGACCCCGCATACGCGGCAGGGACCCGCGCGATGGTGTACGGCTGGGGCGACATCACCGGTGGTGGTGACTACGCGCGAAGTCTCCGGGCCGCGCGGGTGCATGTGATGTCAGACACGCGTTGCCAGGAGGCCTATCCGGGGACGGCCGAAGGCACCTACCGCGCCGACAGCATGCTGTGCGCGGGGGAGGAGCGGGGCGGCCGAGACTCCTGCCAGGGGGACAGCGGAGGGCCGCTGGTTGCCCAGGGGAAGCTGATCGGGCTGGTGTCCTGGGGGAACGGCTGCGGGCGGCCGGGCTGGCCCGGCGTCTACACGCGGGTGTCCAACGTCATGCGGACCCTGGACCAGGACGGTCGCAGAGTGGCCGCGTCGGCGCCGCGGAATCGTGCAGGGGTGCCGGAGGGGCACTGA